In the genome of Rhizobium etli 8C-3, one region contains:
- a CDS encoding capsular polysaccharide biosynthesis protein: MYDWFPDKEIIFAPTRLWPIEFDVNWKWRILSDRRAEVMSWQYKGLPQLKSFCARKRIPFHYVEDGFIRSVSLGALETPPMSLAFDRQDMYFNANGPTDLETILSVYDFDGDGDLQLRAKALIERLLSTGLSKYNSGANVSVEELYGPKTGKRVLVIGQVERDASIAYGSREKYNNNDLVRLAYRENPGAQIIYKPHPEVLQGTAEPMSDPNLVRGICTVLEENISLAESFRTIDHVYTITSLSGFEALLRGLKVTTLGCPFYSGWGLTDDRQLTDRRKRKLTVEQLFAGAYILYPKYFDPISKEYIEVERAIELLAEMRAAHVSRSTEASEVSLVDSRASWQGNSRSAIAQRFR; this comes from the coding sequence ATGTATGACTGGTTTCCAGATAAGGAGATCATTTTTGCGCCCACGCGCCTCTGGCCGATCGAATTCGATGTCAATTGGAAATGGCGCATCCTGAGCGACCGGCGAGCCGAGGTTATGTCATGGCAGTACAAGGGGCTGCCGCAGTTGAAGAGCTTCTGCGCGCGAAAAAGGATTCCTTTTCATTATGTCGAGGACGGTTTTATACGATCGGTATCGCTAGGAGCATTGGAAACGCCGCCGATGTCCCTAGCATTCGACCGGCAGGACATGTACTTCAATGCCAATGGCCCGACGGATCTCGAAACAATATTGTCGGTCTATGATTTTGATGGTGATGGTGACCTGCAGCTGAGAGCAAAAGCGCTAATCGAAAGGCTTTTAAGCACGGGGTTGAGCAAATACAACTCAGGCGCCAATGTTTCGGTCGAAGAGCTTTACGGCCCCAAAACTGGGAAACGAGTTCTCGTGATCGGACAAGTGGAACGCGATGCATCCATCGCCTATGGATCACGGGAAAAGTACAACAACAATGATCTGGTCCGACTCGCATATCGGGAAAATCCTGGGGCGCAGATCATCTACAAGCCTCATCCGGAGGTTCTTCAGGGAACGGCAGAGCCCATGTCGGATCCAAACCTAGTCCGCGGCATATGCACAGTCTTAGAAGAAAATATAAGCCTCGCCGAGAGCTTCCGAACGATTGATCATGTTTATACGATCACCTCGCTTTCAGGTTTTGAAGCGCTCTTGCGAGGGCTCAAGGTCACGACTTTGGGATGCCCGTTCTATTCTGGATGGGGATTGACCGACGATCGCCAGCTCACGGATAGAAGAAAGCGGAAACTGACGGTCGAGCAACTTTTTGCCGGTGCTTATATTCTCTATCCAAAGTATTTTGATCCGATCTCCAAGGAATATATCGAAGTCGAGCGAGCGATAGAACTACTAGCCGAAATGAGGGCGGCCCATGTCTCTCGGAGTACGGAAGCCTCCGAGGTTTCGTTGGTAGATTCACGAGCGTCATGGCAGGGTAATTCGCGCTCGGCTATCGCGCAAAGATTCCGCTAA